The sequence AGTTGGTAATGTACCTGTAACAGCTCTCCACAAAAAAGTTTTTGACTTTTGGGGGAACCTTCAATTGTCATAGTTGCCGCTAGAAATGTGAGTTTGCAACTATCTCTTTGGTACGCTTTTGTTGTTGGAGCATGTTATAagcatatttaaatatttattaatatgtcgtaaaataaactttttaattttatcttcaacATTATAAGGTATTcacaatttttcaaaaataggaaaaataccTATTACAACATTATGAGGTCAcgaataattcaaataattcaaattggCAGTACTTTGATCTAAAAtataaaacacaaaaatataatacattAATAGATGAAGGGCAGAAAAAGATACAATAAAAAACATTATTGAGCTTTAACTTGGTGAAAATccatacccaaaaaaaaaacttggtGCGAAATGAATATGTTATCATAtcattaattcaagcaaaagaATTCTCTCACGAAATGAAAGAGATTCAAATCCAAATCTTAGGGCACAATTAAaattaagagttttaaacaaaaaacaaaTGAAGCCTTTGATTATATTTTGGCCTCGTATACAAAAAAACACCCCCATAAAAACaacacataaaaataaaattgtacttGACTACATATTATTAGTCATTTCCTAGTTATTCTTCCAAACTTTACTCCCatcccccccaaaaaaaaattatataaaaaaatttacatggCATGCAGAGGCCTATACTCTACTCCATATCAATAAGCACCATTATTTATCTTGTCACCAACTTTGACAACATTAttatgatcatcatcatcatccatAAACCTCTTCCACAACCAATGTTGCTTCCATACTCTCTCAGTCATTTCCTCAATGGGAATGTTCTTAGTCTCAGGCAACAAAAACAAGACAAAGAACGACATGACAAGAACCCATCCAGAAAAGAACAAGAAGATTCCAAACTTGAAATGACAGAGCATGGAGAGGAAAGCTTGAGCTATAACGAAGGTGAATAGCAAGTTGACACAAACTGTGACACTCTGTCCGGCCGACCGAGTCTCCAATGGGAATGTTTCACTGGGAATCAGCCACCCGAGCGGCCCCCAAGACCATGCGAATGATGACACGAAAGTACACACCATAACAACCACGAGAATTGCATAACCTTTCCCTAGATTGTCAGAGTTATCTGACAATTTAAGGCCTAATATAATGGCTATCACCACTTGGGATAAGAACATCTGAACACCAGCTTCCAACAACAGCATACGGCGTCCAACTTTGTCCACTGAGTAGATGGAAACGACGGTGGATAGGACATTAACTGCCCCTGTTATCACGGCTGAGTAGAGCGAAGCATCGCCGGCGAAGCCTAGTGTGTTGAACAGTACTGGCGCGTAGAACATGATTGCGTTGATACCAGTGAATTGTTGGAAGATCTGAACAAATAACAAAAGTAAAATATATGATATCTATCTCATACTAACTTACATACATTAATGTTATGTTATGAATGTCATGTTGATATTAATTGTTCTTACCTGAAGGGCTACAGCGATGATGAGTTGGGGACGGTTCTTGCGCTTGAGGAGATTTCTAAAAGGATGTTTTACTTCCTTAGCTATTCGGCTAGCCTCGACGAGTTCGTTGAATTCGGGCTCGACATTGTCAGTGCCTCTGATCTTTCTAAGTACTTCTTTACCTTTCTCTAAGTGACCACGTTCAATAAGACTGTTGGGAGTGTCCACAACTAAGAGGGCTCCAATGGTTAGTAGACATGCAGGGATACCGGCCAAACCCAATGACAATCTCCATCCCCAACCTCCTTTGATTCTGTTTCATTCAGACAAATGATCAAACAGTTGGTGAGCAAAGTAATCAAccaatatttataaaaacaaatgttaataaatttCAACAATCATATTCTATAATAACTTCAGTTTTAAAGGTCAAACTGGGGGGTTTTACATGATGATTCCAATTGGTTTTTCCAATGCACATGGTTCAGTTAAGATTCTTGAACGTTACATCATATTATAGCCCAGGTGTTAGTTTAGTAACATTATTAATGTTAAATCCAAACTAAGTCTTATATAGCACAGTCTCCAAAGTGGAATCAATATTATATCcattataattacaaaaaaagtcAACAATCAAGCATGATTTTGGGGACTATGATACAATTAATAAAAGAGTCAACAATTCATTTTCAAAACAAATATTGAccaataataattttgtaataCACAACGAGGTATAACAATGGGCACGTGTGTGCATATTTgtagtaatattattattaattagtccCACAATTTGaatagtaatattaattttctgtgCGAACTGACTTAATATTATTGATGCACAATATAATTAAAGTGGGGAGTAAGTTTGACATACTTGGCAGTGCCGTAATTTACAAGATTTGCGAAGAGAATTCCAATGGTGACATTAAGTTGGAACAATATGTTTAGTCCACCACGAATTCTTGTGGGTGCAATCTCAGAAAGGAACACTGGTACAGCCTGTTAATATGTACATACAAAATGTATCCCATATTAGAAATTAATAAAgtcatatatatgaaaaataaaatcaaatatgtatatatataacaaacgATTCATAtgagattacaaattttttgtctTCATTTAGgaaagagaaaaataataaagcaaCTTGACAAACTAAAGACA is a genomic window of Cannabis sativa cultivar Pink pepper isolate KNU-18-1 chromosome 9, ASM2916894v1, whole genome shotgun sequence containing:
- the LOC115722344 gene encoding sugar transport protein MST4; amino-acid sequence: MAGGFAVSSSGAEFEAKITPIVIISCIMAATGGLMFGYDVGVSGGVTSMPEFLKKFFPVVYRKTTAKHLESNYCKYDNQGLQLFTSSLYLAGLTATFFASYTTRKLGRRLTMLIAGVFFIIGTIFNAAAENLAMLIIGRILLGCGVGFANQAVPVFLSEIAPTRIRGGLNILFQLNVTIGILFANLVNYGTAKIKGGWGWRLSLGLAGIPACLLTIGALLVVDTPNSLIERGHLEKGKEVLRKIRGTDNVEPEFNELVEASRIAKEVKHPFRNLLKRKNRPQLIIAVALQIFQQFTGINAIMFYAPVLFNTLGFAGDASLYSAVITGAVNVLSTVVSIYSVDKVGRRMLLLEAGVQMFLSQVVIAIILGLKLSDNSDNLGKGYAILVVVMVCTFVSSFAWSWGPLGWLIPSETFPLETRSAGQSVTVCVNLLFTFVIAQAFLSMLCHFKFGIFLFFSGWVLVMSFFVLFLLPETKNIPIEEMTERVWKQHWLWKRFMDDDDDHNNVVKVGDKINNGAY